In Deinococcus gobiensis I-0, one genomic interval encodes:
- a CDS encoding DUF2271 domain-containing protein produces MGRSILPAPQTWSESRSATRNPGSYAVAWDGKSDKGAALPQGDYYVCLETAREHGPCSLVREQLTVGAGSFKKTLGTNNDLTLMLAYRAIG; encoded by the coding sequence GTGGGGCGGAGCATTCTCCCTGCTCCCCAAACATGGTCTGAGAGCCGTAGCGCCACCCGCAATCCCGGTTCCTACGCCGTCGCCTGGGACGGCAAGAGTGACAAGGGCGCGGCGCTGCCCCAGGGCGACTACTACGTGTGCCTGGAAACGGCCCGCGAGCACGGTCCCTGCAGTCTCGTGCGCGAGCAGCTGACCGTGGGCGCGGGCAGCTTCAAGAAGACGCTCGGGACCAACAACGACCTGACACTTATGCTGGCCTACCGCGCGATCGGTTGA
- a CDS encoding serine hydrolase domain-containing protein, with translation MPSELKIPETTAGVLRQALDSGLSGAALGVVDRSGARGTLVAGAAQSQGERVPLEAGMWWDLASLTKPLFTARQVLRAAAQGRLDLDDPLERFLPELAWMQDTPLRRRTLRQLLSHTAGLPAWAPLYTWGDAALIRARLLQEPWPMAEAGTLVYSDLGYLLLGQVLERVYGQPLRDFPLDEGLSFSPEAGRSVATEVCVWRGRLLRGETHDENAAALGGLSGHAGLFGTLGGVLNQAEGLLRGGWLPPAAQAAALRLEVPGRTLAFVGMVPGWSGGGLCGPQAYGHTGFTGTGLWVEPEAGLAWVLLTNRVHPSRHASIDIQTLRRAVGNTLLAASR, from the coding sequence ATGCCAAGCGAACTGAAGATTCCGGAGACGACGGCCGGGGTGCTGCGGCAGGCCCTGGACAGCGGCCTGAGCGGCGCGGCCCTGGGCGTGGTGGACCGCTCGGGCGCACGCGGCACCCTGGTCGCTGGGGCTGCCCAGAGCCAGGGCGAACGTGTGCCGCTGGAGGCCGGGATGTGGTGGGACCTCGCCAGCCTGACCAAACCGCTGTTCACGGCGCGTCAGGTCCTGCGTGCCGCCGCGCAGGGACGACTGGACCTCGACGATCCCCTGGAACGGTTCCTGCCCGAGCTCGCATGGATGCAGGACACGCCGCTGCGCAGGCGCACGCTGAGGCAGTTGCTGAGTCACACGGCCGGCCTGCCCGCCTGGGCTCCGCTGTACACCTGGGGGGACGCGGCGCTGATCCGCGCGCGACTGTTGCAGGAGCCCTGGCCGATGGCCGAAGCCGGCACGCTGGTCTACTCGGACCTGGGGTATCTGCTGCTGGGCCAGGTGCTGGAGCGGGTCTACGGCCAGCCCCTGCGCGACTTTCCCCTCGACGAGGGCCTGAGCTTCTCACCGGAGGCGGGGCGCAGCGTGGCGACCGAAGTCTGCGTGTGGCGGGGCCGACTGCTGCGCGGCGAGACCCACGACGAGAACGCGGCGGCGCTGGGTGGACTTTCGGGGCACGCAGGCCTGTTCGGCACCCTCGGAGGCGTCCTGAACCAGGCCGAGGGCCTGCTGCGGGGGGGGTGGCTGCCGCCCGCCGCGCAGGCCGCTGCCCTCCGCCTGGAAGTGCCGGGGCGCACACTGGCTTTTGTGGGCATGGTCCCGGGCTGGAGCGGCGGCGGGCTGTGTGGCCCTCAGGCCTACGGCCATACGGGCTTTACCGGTACGGGCCTGTGGGTCGAGCCGGAAGCCGGGCTGGCCTGGGTCCTCCTGACCAACCGGGTTCATCCTTCACGGCACGCGAGCATCGACATCCAGACCCTGAGGCGGGCGGTGGGGAATACGCTGCTGGCCGCCTCCCGCTGA